From a region of the Spelaeicoccus albus genome:
- a CDS encoding MFS transporter: MSAESTPNPIRWKLLIVFLATVFMALLDVSIVNVALPTIESSLDASQSQLQWILAGYALLFGLVLVPSGRLGDIFGRAPLFLIGVAIFVLASAACGLAPNAPALDIARCFQGFAAGVLNPQTIGMIQEYFRGKERGKAYGMLGATVGVATAVGPPAGGAIIAAAGPEAGWRWIFFINVPIGLATLVAALVFHPRPMIRPVEGRGRRDRDLDPVAMVLLGVGVFAVLLPFVRRGGALGGWIWASVAIGALLLYLFIRWEKRYGERGRTPMVDLRIFSIGSFSLGASLSTTYFAGMTSIWVLVSLFMQSGLGYSALAAGLIGLPCAVSSGTMSTLSSRRAFDYGRRIVVAGLVIVLVALAATIAVALLTTHGVSIWWWLLTLTVFGAGGGMVISPNQTLTLNEVPNEYAGSAGGVMQTGQRIGTAVGLAVITAVAFAVLGTGEQSSGGRWPIAFTAGLLAIMVFVVLSLLIGLRDVRSRDAGTSS; the protein is encoded by the coding sequence GTGAGCGCGGAGAGCACGCCCAACCCCATCCGATGGAAACTGCTCATCGTATTCCTAGCCACCGTGTTCATGGCGCTGCTGGACGTCAGCATCGTCAACGTGGCGCTTCCGACCATCGAATCATCGCTCGACGCCTCTCAATCGCAGCTGCAATGGATTCTCGCCGGCTACGCATTGCTGTTCGGGCTGGTGCTGGTGCCGTCCGGACGGCTGGGCGACATCTTTGGCCGCGCGCCCCTCTTTCTGATCGGTGTGGCGATCTTCGTCCTCGCCTCCGCAGCGTGCGGCCTCGCGCCGAACGCCCCGGCACTTGATATCGCGCGGTGTTTTCAAGGTTTCGCGGCCGGGGTGCTCAACCCGCAGACGATCGGCATGATCCAGGAGTACTTCCGCGGCAAGGAACGCGGCAAGGCCTATGGAATGCTGGGCGCCACGGTGGGAGTGGCAACTGCCGTCGGGCCCCCGGCCGGCGGCGCGATCATCGCTGCAGCGGGGCCGGAAGCCGGGTGGAGGTGGATCTTCTTCATCAACGTCCCCATTGGACTGGCCACGCTTGTCGCCGCGCTCGTGTTTCATCCGCGGCCGATGATCCGCCCCGTGGAGGGTCGGGGTCGCCGCGATCGAGACCTCGACCCGGTTGCCATGGTGTTGCTCGGCGTCGGCGTTTTCGCCGTCCTCCTTCCATTTGTTCGCCGCGGCGGCGCCCTCGGCGGATGGATCTGGGCGTCGGTCGCCATCGGCGCGCTCCTGCTCTACCTTTTCATTCGCTGGGAAAAGAGGTACGGGGAGCGCGGCCGGACACCGATGGTGGACTTGAGGATCTTCTCGATCGGCAGCTTCAGTCTCGGCGCATCCTTGTCGACGACCTATTTCGCCGGGATGACGAGTATCTGGGTACTCGTTTCGTTGTTCATGCAATCCGGTCTCGGATACTCCGCTCTGGCTGCGGGGCTCATCGGACTGCCGTGCGCCGTGAGTTCGGGGACGATGTCGACGCTTTCGTCTCGCCGGGCATTTGATTACGGACGTCGGATAGTGGTGGCCGGACTTGTGATAGTGCTTGTCGCGCTGGCCGCAACGATAGCTGTGGCATTGCTCACAACGCACGGTGTGAGCATCTGGTGGTGGTTGCTCACCCTCACGGTGTTCGGCGCGGGCGGCGGCATGGTGATTTCGCCGAATCAGACGCTGACGTTGAACGAGGTCCCGAATGAATACGCGGGGAGCGCCGGGGGCGTCATGCAGACCGGACAGCGGATTGGCACGGCGGTCGGCTTGGCCGTCATCACGGCTGTCGCCTTTGCGGTACTGGGCACGGGCGAGCAGTCCAGCGGAGGCCGGTGGCCGATCGCCTTTACGGCGGGGCTGCTGGCAATAATGGTTTTCGTCGTTCTCTCGCTCTTGATCGGCCTGCGCGACGTGCGTTCGCGCGATGCCGGGACGTCGTCCTGA
- a CDS encoding winged helix-turn-helix transcriptional regulator, with translation MDWLQYDTTACSIGRTLDVIGEKWTMLVLRELFNGVRRFDQIRDHVGVSDPVLSDRLRTLAAAEIVDAVPYREPGRRTRNEYRLTTKGFDLYPALIALLQWGDRYCAEPSGPPLRVTHRECDEPLEAVIECTAGHRIHSPREATARPGPGARSVR, from the coding sequence ATGGATTGGTTACAGTACGACACCACCGCGTGTTCGATCGGCCGCACGCTGGACGTCATCGGCGAAAAGTGGACGATGCTGGTGCTGCGCGAACTCTTCAACGGAGTGCGACGGTTCGATCAGATCCGCGACCACGTCGGGGTGTCGGATCCCGTTTTGTCCGACCGTCTGCGCACGCTTGCGGCGGCCGAAATCGTGGACGCCGTACCTTACCGGGAGCCTGGGCGGCGCACTCGCAATGAGTACCGCCTCACTACGAAGGGCTTCGATCTCTACCCGGCGCTCATTGCGCTGTTGCAATGGGGAGACCGATATTGTGCCGAGCCGAGCGGGCCACCGCTGCGTGTCACCCATCGCGAGTGCGACGAGCCGCTCGAGGCGGTTATCGAGTGCACGGCCGGCCACCGCATCCATTCACCTCGCGAGGCTACGGCTCGTCCCGGCCCCGGCGCCCGGTCGGTGAGATGA
- a CDS encoding PaaI family thioesterase, with protein sequence MPASADNFPDVSRATASPFVAASGFIVDDVTTTSVRGHVDLDASHHTPWGVVHGGVYTTIVESAGSIGASKAVAESGQFAVGVHNATDFLRPATAARATVTAQALYQGRTQQLWDVVIANDATAKVLARGQLRLQNVPLRQAASDGGPGPASDDAGSSDRSNA encoded by the coding sequence ATGCCAGCGTCCGCCGATAATTTTCCCGACGTGTCGAGAGCCACGGCGAGCCCCTTCGTCGCGGCGTCCGGCTTTATCGTCGACGACGTGACGACCACGAGTGTGCGCGGGCACGTCGACCTCGACGCGAGCCATCACACGCCGTGGGGCGTCGTGCACGGCGGCGTATACACCACGATCGTCGAAAGCGCCGGCAGCATCGGTGCCAGCAAAGCGGTGGCCGAGAGCGGGCAGTTCGCCGTCGGCGTGCACAACGCCACCGATTTTCTCCGCCCGGCCACGGCGGCCCGCGCCACGGTGACCGCCCAGGCCCTGTACCAGGGGCGTACGCAACAGCTTTGGGACGTCGTGATCGCGAACGACGCAACGGCGAAAGTCCTGGCGCGCGGGCAGCTGCGCCTGCAAAACGTCCCGCTTCGCCAGGCGGCTTCGGACGGCGGGCCGGGTCCCGCTTCGGACGACGCCGGGTCGAGTGATCGGTCGAACGCATGA
- a CDS encoding PaaI family thioesterase produces the protein MSRRETTVQWEDPADGLAVMAELDGFDYLTKMAAREVPAAPIAAHIGMDILDVGHGTVTFSCRPDESHGNPMGAVHGGLVCTLLDSALGCATHTTLPAGTGYTSIEIKVNYLRPVMADSGPLVCTGRVTKPGRRVAFAEGDVADKNGKVVATASGSLLVFPLGPT, from the coding sequence ATGAGCCGGCGCGAAACGACCGTTCAATGGGAGGACCCCGCCGACGGCCTCGCCGTGATGGCGGAACTGGACGGCTTCGACTACCTGACGAAAATGGCGGCCCGCGAAGTCCCGGCCGCACCGATCGCCGCCCATATCGGGATGGACATCCTCGACGTCGGACACGGAACCGTCACGTTCAGCTGCCGGCCCGACGAATCACATGGCAACCCTATGGGCGCCGTGCACGGCGGACTCGTCTGCACGCTGCTGGACTCGGCGCTGGGATGCGCCACGCATACCACGCTGCCTGCCGGCACCGGTTACACCTCGATCGAGATCAAGGTGAACTACCTGCGGCCCGTCATGGCCGATAGCGGGCCGCTCGTCTGCACGGGCCGAGTGACCAAGCCCGGACGCAGGGTTGCGTTTGCCGAAGGAGACGTCGCGGACAAGAACGGGAAAGTCGTCGCGACCGCCTCGGGTAGCCTCTTGGTCTTTCCGCTGGGGCCTACGTAA
- a CDS encoding helix-turn-helix domain-containing protein has translation MNASAAEDGVGDLIAAHGMAEWQRVVSEQLMPLAIDTTSNPEFEGSVVTRRFGGVGLAVVRTGAHVAERTRRLAAAGDPHYWLGLQIVGVSTVEQAGNRSELRPGDFALYDSSMPYRREFPGDSETFVAIIPQQLIALPPRALALISALGIGPESGMGAIVSPFLTAVARNLSHLTSAQGISTVHAMIELVTSTFAEKFGVVAPHPSARHLDQVMTIRHWIMTRLADPDLNPERIAAAHFVSTRQLHVLFQEQGTTVGTWIRERRLDMARRDLEAPGESSSIRTIAHRWGFADPAYFARAFRSAYGVTPRAYRHHGASGSTAPGEK, from the coding sequence GTGAACGCGAGCGCAGCGGAGGACGGCGTCGGCGATCTCATCGCGGCCCACGGCATGGCCGAGTGGCAGAGGGTCGTGTCCGAGCAGCTCATGCCGCTCGCCATCGACACGACGTCCAATCCCGAATTCGAGGGATCGGTTGTGACGCGCCGGTTCGGCGGCGTGGGCTTGGCGGTCGTCCGGACCGGCGCGCATGTGGCCGAGCGGACGCGACGCCTTGCCGCGGCCGGCGATCCGCACTATTGGCTGGGGCTCCAAATCGTGGGGGTCAGCACTGTCGAACAAGCAGGGAACCGTTCGGAGCTGCGGCCAGGGGATTTTGCGCTCTACGATTCGTCGATGCCGTATCGACGCGAGTTCCCGGGTGACTCCGAAACGTTCGTGGCGATCATTCCGCAACAGCTCATTGCCTTGCCACCGCGGGCCCTCGCTCTCATCTCCGCGCTGGGAATCGGCCCGGAAAGCGGCATGGGCGCAATAGTGTCGCCGTTTCTCACGGCGGTTGCGAGAAATCTGTCCCACCTGACTTCGGCACAAGGGATCAGCACCGTCCACGCCATGATCGAACTCGTCACCAGCACCTTTGCCGAGAAGTTCGGAGTTGTCGCCCCGCATCCGTCCGCTCGCCATTTGGACCAGGTCATGACGATCAGACACTGGATCATGACGCGGCTCGCGGACCCGGACCTGAACCCCGAGAGGATTGCCGCTGCGCATTTCGTGTCCACGCGCCAGTTGCACGTGTTGTTCCAAGAACAAGGAACGACCGTCGGCACGTGGATCCGCGAGCGTCGGCTCGACATGGCGCGCCGCGACCTCGAAGCGCCGGGCGAGAGTTCGAGCATTCGGACTATCGCACATCGGTGGGGCTTTGCCGATCCGGCGTATTTCGCGCGCGCATTCCGATCGGCCTACGGCGTGACGCCGCGCGCCTATCGACACCACGGTGCGTCCGGCTCAACGGCGCCGGGAGAAAAGTGA
- a CDS encoding FAD-binding monooxygenase — protein sequence MQFHHHGYVSTDPRIQEVAGCGIDRPAEIPEEVDVLIVGTGPAGMILGAQLSQFPDITTRIVEKRPERLAIGQADGVACRSVETFQAFGFADDLIREAYRITESVFWGPDPHDRNNLVRTARTKDDPHGISEFPHLICNQARVQDKFAEVMENSPTRMTPDFGLKFVDLTVADEGDYPVTVTLNRTAGEREGDDLTVRAKYVVGCDGARSNVRRSIGRTLDGDSADHAWGVMDILAVTDFPDIRTKGLITSNEGGNILLIPREGGHLFRLYVDLGVMSGKDSAAIRQTTPEESIAIAQRIFHPYTLDVKHVAWYSVYEVGQRVTDHFDDVPNDMIGRRTPRVFITGDACHTHSAKAGQGMNVSMQDGFNLGWKLASVLRGLAPESLLDTYSGERQPVAQKLIDFDKEWSRMMGAKPMDPEHPELGGVDPEEFQNFYVQTFDFIMGFSTEYELAPLTASADHQNLAGGFPLGRRFHSAPVVRVSDANPIHLGHHATADGRWRIYAFADTRVPGGKSAVADWADWMAEAAESPVNRYTPEGAETDAVFDVKVVYQGDHTEFDAIDAPEIFLPRRTPFDLIDYEKVFATDPSDDIFDARGIDRSGAVVVVRPDMYVSAVVPLSEPDKLAAYFDTIMLPQTAAAPAHA from the coding sequence TTGCAATTCCATCATCACGGCTACGTGTCGACCGATCCGCGTATTCAAGAAGTCGCGGGCTGCGGTATCGACAGGCCCGCGGAAATTCCGGAGGAAGTCGACGTGCTGATCGTCGGCACCGGGCCGGCCGGGATGATTCTTGGCGCTCAGCTGTCTCAATTCCCCGACATCACCACGCGGATCGTCGAAAAGCGACCCGAGCGGTTGGCGATCGGACAGGCGGACGGCGTGGCCTGCCGCAGCGTCGAGACGTTCCAGGCATTCGGGTTTGCGGACGATCTCATTCGCGAGGCTTATCGCATCACGGAGTCGGTGTTCTGGGGGCCGGACCCGCACGACCGCAACAATCTGGTGCGGACGGCGCGCACCAAGGACGATCCCCACGGAATCAGCGAGTTTCCGCACCTGATCTGCAATCAAGCCCGGGTGCAGGACAAATTTGCCGAAGTCATGGAGAACTCGCCGACAAGGATGACGCCGGACTTCGGGTTGAAGTTCGTCGATCTCACTGTTGCCGACGAAGGCGACTACCCGGTGACCGTCACTTTGAACCGCACCGCCGGGGAGCGCGAAGGCGACGACCTCACGGTCCGCGCCAAATACGTTGTCGGCTGCGATGGCGCGCGCAGCAACGTCAGGCGTTCCATCGGGCGCACGCTCGACGGCGACTCGGCCGACCACGCTTGGGGCGTGATGGACATTCTCGCCGTGACGGATTTCCCGGATATCCGCACCAAGGGTCTCATCACGTCGAACGAGGGCGGCAACATCTTGCTCATCCCCCGCGAGGGCGGGCACCTCTTCCGCTTGTACGTCGACCTCGGCGTGATGAGCGGAAAGGACTCGGCGGCGATCCGGCAAACCACGCCGGAGGAGTCCATCGCGATTGCTCAGCGCATTTTTCACCCGTACACGCTCGATGTGAAGCATGTCGCGTGGTACAGCGTCTACGAGGTCGGCCAGCGCGTGACCGATCATTTTGACGACGTCCCGAATGACATGATTGGCCGGCGCACGCCTCGAGTTTTCATCACCGGCGACGCCTGTCATACGCACAGCGCCAAAGCCGGCCAGGGCATGAACGTCTCGATGCAGGACGGATTCAACCTGGGCTGGAAGCTGGCCTCGGTCCTCAGGGGGCTGGCCCCGGAGTCGCTGCTCGATACGTATTCGGGCGAACGACAGCCCGTCGCCCAAAAGCTGATCGATTTCGACAAGGAATGGTCGCGAATGATGGGCGCCAAGCCCATGGATCCCGAACACCCGGAGCTCGGCGGGGTCGATCCGGAGGAGTTTCAGAACTTCTACGTGCAAACGTTCGACTTCATCATGGGTTTCAGCACGGAGTACGAACTCGCCCCGTTGACGGCGTCGGCGGATCATCAGAATCTTGCCGGCGGTTTTCCTCTCGGACGCCGGTTCCATTCAGCGCCGGTCGTCCGAGTGTCCGATGCAAATCCGATCCACCTCGGACACCATGCGACGGCGGACGGCAGGTGGCGCATCTATGCGTTCGCCGATACGCGAGTTCCCGGCGGGAAGTCCGCGGTGGCCGACTGGGCCGATTGGATGGCCGAGGCGGCGGAGTCGCCGGTGAACCGGTACACGCCCGAAGGCGCCGAGACCGATGCCGTCTTCGACGTCAAGGTCGTGTACCAGGGCGATCACACGGAATTCGACGCGATCGATGCTCCCGAGATTTTCTTGCCGCGGCGAACTCCTTTCGATCTGATCGATTACGAAAAGGTGTTTGCCACGGATCCGTCCGATGACATCTTCGATGCGCGCGGCATCGACAGGAGCGGCGCCGTCGTCGTCGTACGCCCGGACATGTACGTCTCGGCGGTCGTTCCGCTGTCCGAGCCGGATAAGCTGGCCGCCTACTTCGACACAATCATGCTTCCGCAGACGGCTGCCGCTCCGGCGCACGCCTGA
- the orn gene encoding oligoribonuclease, whose amino-acid sequence MVWIDCEMTGLDLKSDVLIELAVLVTDSELNVLGDGVDVVIKPPAGALDNLNDVVREMHTKSGLLDDLDNGVSAREAEQIALDYIKKWVPSGKAPLAGNSVGTDRGFLVQEMPELVDHLHYRIVDVSSIKELARRWYPRVYFQSPEKNGGHRALADIRESITELRYYREALFVEQPGPTSEDAKAIAAKVADNPEG is encoded by the coding sequence ATGGTCTGGATCGACTGTGAAATGACCGGACTCGACTTGAAGTCGGACGTCCTCATCGAACTGGCCGTTCTCGTGACCGACTCGGAACTGAACGTACTCGGCGACGGCGTGGACGTCGTCATCAAGCCGCCTGCCGGCGCCCTGGACAATTTGAATGACGTGGTGCGCGAGATGCACACGAAATCGGGGCTGCTCGACGATCTGGACAACGGCGTGAGCGCCCGCGAAGCCGAGCAGATTGCGCTCGATTACATCAAGAAATGGGTTCCGTCCGGCAAGGCGCCGCTCGCCGGAAACTCGGTGGGCACCGACCGCGGCTTCCTGGTGCAAGAGATGCCCGAGCTGGTCGACCACCTCCATTACCGCATCGTCGATGTGTCATCGATCAAGGAACTGGCGCGCCGCTGGTATCCGCGCGTGTACTTCCAATCGCCGGAAAAGAACGGCGGTCATCGCGCCCTGGCCGACATCCGGGAATCGATCACGGAATTGCGCTACTACCGGGAAGCGCTCTTCGTGGAGCAGCCCGGCCCCACGTCGGAGGACGCAAAGGCCATTGCTGCCAAAGTCGCAGACAACCCCGAGGGGTAG
- a CDS encoding tetratricopeptide repeat protein, protein MSQDAFGAATPEQPREGLDLSAARNPQAAGSAGAAPAGAPAAGANSESVVVSSIVQDVTEQSFNDIVELSTRVPVVVDLWADWCEPCKQLSPILEKVTREFGGRIVLAKVDVDKNPQIQQAFGAQSIPTVVAIVKGQPVPLFTGAVPESQVRGYFDELDKVAAQNGVNGRAVATGDDEPAEAPLPPLHQEAYDALEKGDLDGAANAFTRALKENPGDDDAKAGLAQVGLLQRTRDVDLDQARAAAADQPSNLDAQFLVADLDVSGGHIDDAFARMLTLIRTTAGDDRERVRVRLLELFEVVGAADPRVTKARASLTRALF, encoded by the coding sequence ATGAGTCAAGACGCATTTGGCGCCGCTACGCCCGAACAGCCCCGCGAAGGGCTCGACCTGTCCGCTGCCCGCAACCCGCAAGCGGCAGGCTCCGCCGGCGCCGCGCCAGCCGGGGCCCCCGCCGCCGGAGCCAATTCCGAATCGGTGGTCGTTTCGTCGATCGTTCAGGACGTCACGGAACAATCGTTCAATGACATCGTCGAACTCTCGACGCGCGTGCCGGTCGTGGTCGACCTCTGGGCCGACTGGTGCGAACCGTGCAAGCAGCTGTCGCCGATCTTGGAAAAAGTCACTCGCGAGTTCGGCGGACGCATAGTGCTGGCCAAGGTCGACGTCGACAAGAACCCGCAAATCCAGCAGGCTTTCGGGGCCCAATCAATTCCGACGGTCGTGGCGATCGTCAAGGGGCAGCCCGTCCCGCTGTTCACGGGGGCGGTTCCGGAAAGCCAGGTTCGAGGCTACTTCGACGAGCTCGACAAGGTTGCCGCGCAAAACGGCGTGAACGGCCGGGCAGTCGCCACCGGCGACGACGAGCCCGCCGAAGCGCCGTTGCCGCCGCTGCACCAAGAGGCGTACGACGCGCTGGAAAAGGGAGATCTGGACGGCGCGGCGAACGCCTTCACCCGGGCGCTCAAGGAAAACCCCGGGGACGACGACGCCAAGGCCGGACTTGCGCAAGTCGGCCTCCTGCAGCGCACGCGAGACGTCGATCTCGACCAGGCCCGTGCGGCGGCCGCCGACCAACCGTCGAATTTGGACGCCCAGTTCCTCGTCGCCGATCTCGACGTCTCCGGAGGCCACATCGACGACGCATTTGCTCGAATGCTCACGCTCATCCGGACAACGGCGGGTGATGACCGCGAGCGGGTTCGTGTGCGCCTGCTCGAACTCTTCGAGGTCGTCGGCGCCGCCGATCCACGCGTGACGAAGGCTCGTGCCTCGCTGACCCGCGCGCTCTTTTAA
- a CDS encoding electron transfer flavoprotein subunit beta/FixA family protein, producing the protein MKIVVFVKFVPDAQSDRGFGSDDRVDRSVDGLLSELDEYPLEQALQIVEDAGDGEVVAVTMGPEDASDAVRKSLQIGANSGVHIVDDGLAGTDAAGTSLVLARAVEKIAEDGPVDLVLTGIASTDGGSSVVPAQVAERLGWPQVTFASTCEVADGVVRIRRDGDVSSETVEASLPAVVSVTDLINEPRYPSFKGIMKAKKKPVAEWSLDDLGIDAGQVGVGGAWTRVERITERPARTAGEVVADEGDGGNALIEFLAGRKLV; encoded by the coding sequence ATGAAGATTGTTGTTTTTGTGAAGTTTGTGCCGGATGCTCAGTCGGATCGTGGGTTTGGGTCTGATGATCGGGTGGATCGGTCGGTTGATGGTTTGTTGTCGGAGTTGGATGAGTATCCGCTTGAGCAGGCGTTGCAGATTGTTGAGGATGCCGGCGATGGTGAGGTTGTTGCTGTGACGATGGGTCCGGAGGATGCGTCGGATGCGGTGCGTAAGTCGTTGCAGATTGGCGCGAATTCGGGCGTTCATATTGTTGATGATGGTCTTGCGGGTACGGATGCTGCGGGGACGTCGTTGGTGTTGGCGCGGGCTGTGGAGAAGATCGCCGAGGATGGCCCGGTGGATTTGGTGTTGACGGGGATCGCGTCGACGGATGGTGGGTCGTCGGTGGTGCCGGCGCAGGTGGCTGAGCGTCTTGGGTGGCCGCAGGTGACGTTTGCCTCGACGTGTGAGGTTGCTGATGGGGTGGTGCGGATTCGCCGGGATGGTGATGTGTCCTCGGAGACGGTGGAGGCGTCCTTGCCGGCGGTGGTGAGTGTGACGGATTTGATCAATGAGCCGCGGTATCCGTCGTTCAAGGGGATTATGAAGGCGAAGAAGAAGCCGGTGGCCGAGTGGTCGTTGGATGATCTGGGCATTGACGCCGGCCAGGTTGGCGTGGGTGGCGCGTGGACGCGGGTGGAGCGGATCACGGAGCGTCCGGCCCGTACGGCCGGTGAGGTCGTGGCTGATGAGGGTGATGGCGGTAACGCGTTGATCGAGTTCTTGGCCGGCCGGAAGCTGGTGTGA
- a CDS encoding electron transfer flavoprotein subunit alpha/FixB family protein, whose translation MAEVLVLVDHAAGEVRKSTLELLTIARGLGEPSAVFVGAGVDGAAPKLGEYGAEKIYVASGSDYEDFLVAPVAELLAHLVESVSPAGVLVSASSDGKEIAGRVGVKTGSGVLVDAVGVADGFVVTQSVFAGAFQVESTVSHGTPVVAVKPNSVSPEVSSGAGAVVEVEFAVSDGAKGARVVSREAKAASGRPELTEASIVVSGGRGTGGDFSPVEAFADSLGAAVGASRAAVDAGWYPHSSQVGQTGKTVSPQLYVAAGISGAIQHRAGMQTSKTIVAVNKDDEAPIFELVDFGVVGDLFDVLPQATEAVNARQG comes from the coding sequence ATGGCTGAAGTTTTGGTGTTGGTCGATCATGCGGCTGGTGAGGTGCGGAAGAGCACTTTGGAGTTGTTGACGATCGCGCGTGGTTTGGGTGAGCCGTCGGCGGTGTTTGTCGGTGCGGGCGTGGACGGAGCGGCGCCGAAGCTTGGCGAGTACGGGGCGGAGAAGATCTATGTCGCTTCGGGGAGCGACTACGAGGATTTCCTGGTCGCGCCGGTGGCGGAGTTGCTTGCTCATTTGGTGGAGTCGGTGTCGCCGGCGGGCGTGTTGGTGTCGGCGTCGTCGGATGGTAAGGAGATTGCCGGCCGGGTGGGTGTGAAGACCGGGTCGGGCGTGTTGGTCGACGCGGTGGGCGTGGCTGATGGTTTCGTGGTCACGCAGTCGGTGTTTGCCGGGGCGTTCCAGGTGGAGTCGACGGTGTCGCATGGCACGCCGGTTGTGGCGGTGAAGCCGAATTCGGTGTCGCCGGAGGTGTCGAGTGGTGCCGGGGCCGTTGTGGAGGTTGAGTTCGCGGTGTCGGACGGGGCGAAGGGTGCCCGGGTCGTGTCGCGTGAGGCGAAGGCGGCGTCGGGTCGTCCGGAGTTGACGGAGGCGTCGATCGTGGTGTCCGGCGGTCGGGGTACTGGTGGGGATTTCTCGCCGGTGGAGGCGTTTGCCGATAGTTTGGGTGCTGCTGTGGGGGCTTCGCGTGCGGCGGTGGATGCGGGTTGGTATCCGCATTCGTCGCAGGTGGGTCAGACGGGTAAGACGGTGTCGCCGCAGTTGTATGTGGCGGCGGGTATTTCCGGTGCGATTCAGCATCGTGCGGGGATGCAGACGTCGAAGACGATTGTGGCGGTGAATAAGGATGATGAGGCGCCGATTTTCGAGCTTGTCGATTTCGGCGTGGTGGGGGATTTGTTCGATGTGTTGCCGCAGGCCACGGAAGCGGTGAACGCGCGCCAGGGGTAA
- a CDS encoding TIGR03557 family F420-dependent LLM class oxidoreductase, whose protein sequence is MTLTIGYAAMLEQFHPSEVLEYSAHAEQHGFSGVMAADHFQPWVPQQGQSAFVWNVLTALGERTSGDIGPGVVAPHFRWHPALVAQASATLAAMYPGRHWLGIGAGEALNEHVIAGYWPEAAERSHRMFEAVEMIAKLFTGKDVKHKGEYFRMETTRLWTMPEVPPEILVATAGPYNAKRTGRFADGIITVGAPLEKIDMLFGKFAEGAKSAGKDPDSMPKVLQLHMSWAETDEEAQRNALVEWPNGGMKFPKADIRSPHDFAEMAKLVRLEDFDGRMVISSDPDEHRAYIQRFVDLGFDRIYLHNVGRNQREWIETFGRDVLPKLRR, encoded by the coding sequence ATGACTTTGACTATCGGCTACGCCGCAATGCTCGAGCAGTTTCATCCGTCGGAAGTGCTCGAGTACAGTGCCCACGCCGAACAGCATGGATTCTCGGGCGTGATGGCTGCCGATCATTTCCAGCCGTGGGTGCCGCAGCAGGGCCAGTCCGCGTTCGTATGGAATGTGCTGACGGCGCTGGGCGAGCGGACCAGCGGCGATATCGGGCCGGGTGTGGTCGCCCCGCATTTTCGGTGGCATCCGGCGCTGGTGGCGCAGGCGTCCGCCACCCTGGCAGCCATGTACCCGGGACGGCACTGGCTGGGTATCGGGGCCGGCGAAGCGCTCAACGAGCATGTGATCGCCGGCTATTGGCCCGAGGCAGCCGAGCGCAGTCACCGCATGTTCGAGGCCGTCGAGATGATCGCCAAGCTCTTCACGGGCAAAGACGTCAAGCACAAGGGCGAGTACTTCCGGATGGAAACGACCCGGCTGTGGACGATGCCCGAGGTGCCGCCGGAAATCCTGGTGGCCACGGCCGGCCCGTATAACGCCAAACGGACCGGACGGTTCGCCGATGGCATCATCACGGTGGGGGCGCCGCTGGAAAAGATCGACATGCTGTTCGGAAAGTTCGCCGAAGGGGCCAAGTCGGCGGGCAAGGATCCCGACTCGATGCCGAAGGTGCTGCAGCTGCACATGTCGTGGGCCGAGACCGACGAGGAGGCACAGCGCAATGCGCTTGTCGAGTGGCCGAACGGCGGGATGAAGTTTCCCAAGGCCGATATCCGCTCGCCGCACGATTTCGCCGAAATGGCCAAACTCGTGCGACTCGAGGACTTCGACGGCCGGATGGTGATCTCGTCGGATCCCGATGAGCACCGGGCGTATATCCAGCGCTTCGTCGATCTGGGGTTCGACCGGATTTACCTGCACAATGTCGGCCGGAACCAGCGTGAATGGATCGAGACGTTCGGCCGGGACGTGCTGCCCAAACTCCGCCGGTAG